The genomic region AGGAATAGCAAAAAGTAAAAAGTTAACGATATAAGGCATAGCGATACTTGATAGAATGAGACCTCCGATGATTGGGCTCACAATTCCTCCAATACGCCCGATACCAATACTCCAACCAGTCCCCGTAGCTTTAATATGAGTTGGATAGAACTGCGCAATATAACTATTCATTAACATTTGAGTTCCGTTAGTTGCAGCGCCTGAGATAAATAATAAAATATAACTTATGATAAAAGGAGGTTTTAACCCGAGAATAATTAGAGCTATAAACCCAACTATAAAATATACGACTATGACAAATTTAGCATTAAATCGATTAGTAAATCCACCACCAATGACCGCTCCTACAATGGCTCCTAATTTTAAAATTAATAAGAAACTAATACCAAGTGTTAAAGAGTATCCAGCTTGAACCATAATGCTAGGGATCCAAGTGCTGAGCCCGTACAAAGCGACAAGATTCATAAATACAGCCACCCAAAAAAGTAAAGTCGATACAGCACGTTTATCCGTAAATAAGCTTTTAACTGAAGATTGATTTTTTACGTTTTGAGATGTGAATGTATATTTAAAATCATTTGCATTGTATATATTTTTTCCAGTTATTTTATTTAACACATCAGATAGCTTTTCAAATTGACGGTTACGAAAATTATACTCTGGAGAGTTGGGCAATACCTTTAGTACAAAGGGGATTAGGAATAGAGGTAATGAACCAATCCATAATACGGGTCTCCAACCAAAGTGTGGAACAATATAGATAGCTGTAAGTGAAGTGAGCATCCCACCAATGGGAGCCCCTATATTCACTAAAGTGACAATAGCAATACGTCGCTTCTTAGGTAAGAACTCTCCTAATGAAGCATTCAGTACGGGGATAACACCACCCAAACCAAGCCCGGCTAAAAAGCGGCATATTGCAAAAAATATAGGCTCTACAGCAAAACTAGCAATGAAAGTAAATATTGAAAAAGTGAAGATAGCGAATGAAACTGTAAAACGACGACCCATTCGATCTGCAACCATTCCTAATATGACTGCGCCTAATGCCATTCCGACAAG from Staphylococcus felis harbors:
- a CDS encoding MFS transporter gives rise to the protein MKPTVDVKTVIDQSHVNPFHIKLLITFIIITMFDGYDMFYLGNIIPSLIQDWGITTTTAGILMSSGLVGMALGAVILGMVADRMGRRFTVSFAIFTFSIFTFIASFAVEPIFFAICRFLAGLGLGGVIPVLNASLGEFLPKKRRIAIVTLVNIGAPIGGMLTSLTAIYIVPHFGWRPVLWIGSLPLFLIPFVLKVLPNSPEYNFRNRQFEKLSDVLNKITGKNIYNANDFKYTFTSQNVKNQSSVKSLFTDKRAVSTLLFWVAVFMNLVALYGLSTWIPSIMVQAGYSLTLGISFLLILKLGAIVGAVIGGGFTNRFNAKFVIVVYFIVGFIALIILGLKPPFIISYILLFISGAATNGTQMLMNSYIAQFYPTHIKATGTGWSIGIGRIGGIVSPIIGGLILSSIAMPYIVNFLLFAIPCFIAAISFFYVQEKYSVFRA